A window of Littorina saxatilis isolate snail1 linkage group LG7, US_GU_Lsax_2.0, whole genome shotgun sequence contains these coding sequences:
- the LOC138971919 gene encoding uncharacterized protein: MASPNSGKDTRDNLVDIVTQLYPDALTRTYIVPPVHLARVPYNTDTVPGTGQEVLVLPSSEQLQKQQGNIQADFAQQHVLHNLQQLGDSGKEVMFVMSELNFKNYLNKPFYAKLTGKLPKPATLPKELRHHGKQGDFDILVIHRLYGILVGEIKSVGKTEASRADTEVVKVIDKAVKQLDKCEVHARHMVSDIAPGLTVRKTLFLPYVSQAQLQRILDDETNFTLQQAVCQSLGAANAAEAVQLCCCSDQLSQPALYWHVTPAVLSQLSTWWQHRMACTVDARLTDQLYLDMVARFVGPATTVSVPCYNGVRVEVRTTGQAVAELGRRLALLVLTLQQLDLMNRDPPLVYITGAPGTGKTVVLVLQGVRWLRQGHDVHVISTLYTTRAVSTSIKQQLQMSLSAGPTPSLTPGSVSYHLYDIFNRKGDVDQAVTDLVACVNNGHLHVLIDEVSFDSR, translated from the exons ATGGCGAGCCCCAACAGTGGTAAGGAcacccgtgacaacttggtggacattgtgacacagctgtaccctgacgctctcacccgcaCCTACATTGTTCCTCCTGTCCACCTTGCCCGGGTGCCTTATAACACGGACACAGTGCCCGGTACGGGTCAGGAAGTGCTTGTGCTGCCCTCTAGTGAGCAGCTTCAGAAGCAGCAGGGCAACATTCAGGCTGACTTTGCCCAGCAGCACGTGCTGCACAACTTGCAGCAACTCGGAGATTCCGGAAAGGAGGTCATGTTCGTGATGTCTGAGCTGAACTTTAAGAACTACCTCAACAAGCCGTTCTACGCCAAACTCACAGGTAAGCTCCCAAAGCCAGCAACCTTACCTAAGGAGCTTCGGCATCACGGGAAACAGGGAGACTTTGACATCCTAGTGATTCACCGGCTGTATGGTATCCTGGTCGGAGAAATCAAGTCTGTCGGTAAGACCGAGGCAAGCCGAGCGGACACTGAGGTGGTCAAGGTTATTGACAAGGCGGTCAAGCAGCTGGACAAGTGTGAGGTGCACGCCAGACACATGGTCAGTGACATCGCTCCCGGCCTGACTGTGAGGAAGACTCTCTTCCTACCCTACGTCAGCCAAGCTCAGCTACAGCGGATTCTGGATGACGAAACCAATTTCACGTTGCaacag GCGGTGTGTCAGAGCCTGGGTGCGGCCAATGCAGCAGAGGCCGTTCAGCTTTGCTGTTGCTCTGACCAACTGTCCCAGCCTGCATTGTATTGGCACGTGACACCCGCCGTGTTATCACAGCTGAGCACCTGGTGGCAACACAGGATGGCCTGTACTGTGGACGCTCGGCTTACTGACCAACTTTACCTGGACATGGTTGCCAG GTTTGTTGGTCCGGCCACCACGGTGTCTGTCCCCTGCTACAACGGTGTCCGTGTGGAGGTGCGGACTACAGGACAGGCGGTGGCGGAACTGGGGCGGAGGCTGGCACTTCTGGTTCTGACCCTGCAACAGCTCGACCTAATGAACAGAGACCCGCCACTGGTCTACATTACGGGAGCGCCAGGAACAG GTAAGACGGTGGTGCTGGTGCTGCAGGGGGTGAGGTGGCTGCGTCAGGGGCACGATGTGCACGTCATCTCAACACTGTACACCACCCGGGCCGTCAGCACATCCATCAAACAACAGCTGCAGATGTCGCTGAGCGCGGGCCCGACGCCTTCCCTGACACCAGGCAGCGTGTCGTACCACCTGTACGATATCTTCAACAGGAAGGGAGATGTTGATCAGGCAGTCACCGACCTCGTGGCATGTGTGAATAACGGCCACCTGCACGTCTTGATCGACGAGGTGTCGTTTGACAGCAG ATAA